A genomic region of Castor canadensis chromosome 16, mCasCan1.hap1v2, whole genome shotgun sequence contains the following coding sequences:
- the LOC109678583 gene encoding melanoma inhibitory activity protein 2-like produces the protein MDWPKTVHQMYLGLVLKEFCGVVTADPEEPRPKPCDFPWELVIYVAIIGLFSILLLLWRSFESVRSRLYARREKHLAGKLSGLIEEKCKLLEKFSLLQKQHDALESSLKDTAYAMLEISKSKLQEVLLLGNQLIEEKSKHCKQVELNVEMSKMIHSLEDESKLLKSQVANTKITLRILQINEAHLKDSTTDVLKENAKLQESCKQLLQDAEARKEQVSELNEQKIKIEESSVAHAEQLVNAKEDHIRSLTECLLKTKVWAILEEHMTHNGHLQSAMKSGSGNGSLLHNQTEEALRKLMYAVKFNGSLKSLEQERNKFIHSCVMSREQAKI, from the exons ATGGATTGGCCCAAGACTGTCCATCAGATGTACTTGGGGCTGGTCCTAAAGGAATTTTGTGGGGTTGTGACAGCAGATCCTGAAGAACCGAGACCAAAGCCCTGTGATTTTCCTTGGGAGCTAGTGATATATGTAGCTATTATTGgacttttttctattctgttgcTTTTGTGGAGAAGTTTTGAATCTGTTCGAAGCCGACTTTatgcaagaagagaaaaacatcttGCTGGGAAGCTTTCTGGactaattgaagaaaaatgtaagttaCTTGAAAAATTTAGTCTTCTTCAGAAACAGCACGATGCCTTAGAGTCATCTTTAAAGGATACAGCCTATGCAATGTTGGAAATATCCAAGTCCAAACTCCAGGAAGTTCTCCTTCTAGGAAACCAGCTGATAGAAGAGAAATCTAAACATTGTAAACAAGTTGAATTGAATGTGGAAATGTCAAAAATGATACATTCCCTGGAGGATGAGTCAAAACTTCTCAAATCACAAGTAGCTAACACCAAAATAACCTTAAGAATACTTCAGATCAATGAAGCACATCTTAAGGACTCAACCACAGATGTTTTGAAGGAAAACGCCAAACTTCAAGAAAGCTGTAAGCAGCTTTTACAAGACGCTGAAGCACGCAAGGAGCAAGTGAGTGAACTTaatgaacagaaaattaaaattgaagaGTCT TCTGTGGCACATGCAGAACAACTTGTAAATGCCAAGGAAGATCACATCAGGTCTCTAACTGAATGCTTGCTAAAGACGAAAGTCTGGGCTATTCTTGAAGAACACATGACACATAATGGTCACTTGCAATCAGCAATGAAGAGTGGATCAGGAAATGGCAGTCTCTTACATAACCAGACAGAAGAAGCTTTGAGAAAGCTGATGTATGCTGTGAAGTTCAATGGGTCTTTAAAATCCTTAGAACAAGAAAGGAACAAGTTTATACACAGTTGTGTGATGTCGAGAGAGCAAGCAAAGATATGA